From a region of the Mycobacterium sp. SMC-8 genome:
- a CDS encoding ferredoxin reductase, which produces MAERGARPPVPRGRRMLLRAIGHLFRPLRPDDYLEMVNPLWTTKELRGKVERVEPQGSEAASVLIRPGYEWPGHKPGQYVRLGLVIDGRYHWRAYSLTSDPEPEDGLISVTPKKVDTGVVSPYLVHKIQPGEVVRLGEIEGVFTLPEPLPAKMLFISAGSGITPIISMLRSLDHRGEIDDVVVLHSDRTRDEVMFLSALEDLQRRHDTMRLDLRLTSERGRMSPADLDELCPDWRDREAFCSGPGALLDGLIDHWEQHGDPDRLHYERFQPKISGNAGDGEGGEVTFLDSDTTVDCDGGTPILEAGEQAGLNLAYGCRIGICHTCVGTLKSGRVRDMRSGEVTEPTGQDIRICIHAPEGDIAVEL; this is translated from the coding sequence ATGGCGGAGCGTGGCGCACGGCCACCGGTACCGCGGGGGCGCCGCATGCTGCTACGAGCGATCGGACATCTGTTCCGTCCGCTGCGCCCGGACGACTATCTGGAGATGGTCAACCCGCTATGGACGACCAAGGAGCTGCGCGGGAAGGTCGAGCGTGTCGAGCCCCAGGGCAGCGAGGCGGCCAGCGTGCTGATCCGGCCGGGCTACGAGTGGCCGGGACACAAACCCGGCCAGTACGTCCGGCTCGGGCTCGTCATAGACGGCCGCTACCACTGGCGCGCCTACTCGCTGACGTCGGACCCCGAGCCGGAGGACGGGCTGATCAGCGTCACCCCGAAGAAGGTGGACACCGGCGTCGTGTCGCCGTACCTGGTGCACAAGATCCAACCCGGCGAGGTGGTGCGGCTCGGCGAGATCGAAGGCGTCTTCACCCTGCCGGAGCCGCTGCCGGCCAAGATGCTGTTCATCAGCGCCGGCAGCGGTATCACCCCGATCATCAGCATGCTTCGCAGCCTTGACCATCGTGGTGAGATCGACGACGTCGTGGTCTTGCACTCGGACCGCACTCGTGACGAGGTGATGTTCCTGTCCGCGCTGGAAGACCTCCAACGCCGTCACGACACGATGCGGCTCGACCTTCGGCTCACCTCCGAGCGTGGCCGCATGTCACCTGCCGACCTCGACGAGTTGTGTCCCGACTGGCGTGACCGCGAGGCATTCTGCTCGGGCCCGGGTGCGCTCCTCGACGGGCTCATCGACCACTGGGAGCAACACGGTGATCCAGACCGGCTGCATTACGAGCGATTTCAACCCAAGATCAGCGGCAACGCCGGCGACGGAGAGGGCGGTGAAGTGACGTTCCTGGACAGCGACACCACCGTCGACTGCGACGGCGGCACACCGATCTTGGAGGCTGGGGAGCAGGCCGGCCTCAATCTTGCCTATGGGTGCCGGATCGGTATCTGTCACACCTGCGTCGGAACGCTCAAGTCGGGGCGGGTACGCGACATGCGATCGGGTGAAGTGACCGAACCCACCGGGCAGGACATCCGGATCTGTATTCACGCCCCGGAAGGCGATATTGCAGTTGAGTTGTGA
- a CDS encoding acyl-CoA desaturase, with translation MTASIESPLAPLSEQELEKLAKEFDAIHDEVFAELGERDRNYIKMVISVQRQIVVAGRVLLLASRSPTAWVLGTACLSMAKILENMELGHNILHGQWDWMNDPDIHSSVWDWDTASSAEAWKHSHNYIHHTFTNIRGKDKDLGYEIMRVDPNQKWRRANLGQPLYNFLLMVLFEWGVALHDTDVEALWRGQKTMADLKADFKGIAGKARQQIVKDYIGWPLISAAAFGLAKLALGDRIDQPKQSRVGRRLRQLPGRSGRIAGLATVLDRVLPGVESTYLRTLAADALANVVRNVWAHAIIFCGHFPDQTYTFSEEEVADESRGGWYVRQLIGAANIEGSPLFHLISGNLGYQVEHHLYPDMPSSRYAEIAPKVKDICQRYELPYNSGRFGRQWFTVQRTVIRLAFPGGKPRPKPGPYRGDDVERRPQGSSEAARFRERVPAEHPDAGPEHRSGGVAVSPPPRGDD, from the coding sequence ATGACAGCATCGATCGAGAGTCCGCTCGCCCCCTTGAGTGAACAAGAGTTGGAGAAGCTCGCCAAGGAGTTCGACGCCATTCACGACGAGGTGTTTGCCGAACTCGGCGAACGCGACCGCAACTACATCAAGATGGTCATCTCGGTGCAGCGCCAGATCGTGGTGGCCGGCCGGGTCCTATTACTGGCGTCCCGGTCACCGACGGCGTGGGTGCTCGGCACCGCGTGTCTGAGCATGGCCAAGATCCTCGAGAACATGGAACTCGGGCACAATATCCTTCACGGTCAATGGGATTGGATGAACGACCCGGATATCCATTCGTCGGTATGGGACTGGGATACCGCGTCGAGCGCGGAAGCGTGGAAGCACTCACACAACTACATCCATCACACATTCACCAACATCCGCGGCAAAGACAAAGACCTCGGCTATGAGATCATGCGCGTCGACCCCAACCAGAAGTGGCGGCGCGCCAACCTGGGGCAACCGCTGTACAACTTTCTCCTCATGGTTCTCTTCGAGTGGGGTGTCGCCCTGCACGACACCGACGTCGAGGCGCTGTGGCGTGGACAGAAGACGATGGCCGACCTGAAAGCCGATTTCAAGGGCATCGCCGGTAAGGCCCGCCAGCAGATCGTCAAGGACTACATCGGCTGGCCTCTGATCAGCGCGGCAGCCTTCGGGCTGGCCAAGCTCGCGCTGGGTGATCGGATAGATCAGCCCAAGCAGTCCCGCGTCGGACGCCGGCTCCGGCAACTTCCTGGACGCAGCGGCCGGATCGCAGGGTTGGCAACGGTTCTCGACCGCGTACTACCCGGTGTGGAAAGCACCTACCTGCGCACACTGGCCGCCGACGCGCTGGCGAACGTGGTCCGCAATGTGTGGGCGCACGCGATCATCTTCTGCGGTCACTTCCCGGACCAGACCTATACCTTCAGCGAAGAAGAGGTCGCCGACGAATCCCGCGGCGGCTGGTACGTGCGCCAGCTGATCGGCGCCGCCAACATCGAAGGCAGCCCGCTGTTCCACCTCATCAGCGGCAACCTGGGATACCAGGTCGAGCACCACCTCTACCCCGACATGCCCAGCAGCCGCTACGCCGAGATCGCACCGAAGGTCAAGGACATCTGCCAGCGATACGAGCTGCCCTACAACTCGGGCAGGTTCGGCAGACAATGGTTCACGGTGCAGCGCACAGTGATCAGGCTGGCCTTCCCCGGTGGGAAGCCTCGGCCCAAGCCCGGCCCCTATCGCGGTGATGACGTTGAGCGGCGGCCGCAGGGCAGCAGTGAGGCCGCTCGCTTCCGGGAGCGGGTTCCCGCCGAGCACCCGGACGCGGGGCCGGAGCACCGGTCCGGTGGGGTCGCCGTCAGCCCGCCGCCGCGGGGCGACGACTGA
- a CDS encoding DUF2243 domain-containing protein, which yields MSRVRTPDSSVATRKPSIAPALLLGLGLGGFVDGIVLHEILQWHHMVSHVDDYPVDTLAGLKVNVLADGFFHVGTWVLVWAGTLQTLIAWRKGQLAPTWAFHFGLLLAGWGIFNVVEGVIDHQILGIHHVRDDLGAPLPWDIGFLIFGALLIATGWALYRRGVHTLESRSHRVDHQ from the coding sequence ATGTCGAGAGTTCGGACGCCCGATTCGTCTGTTGCGACTAGGAAGCCCAGCATTGCTCCGGCCCTGCTACTCGGCCTCGGGCTGGGTGGCTTCGTCGACGGCATCGTGTTGCACGAGATTCTGCAGTGGCATCACATGGTCAGCCATGTGGACGACTACCCGGTGGACACCCTGGCCGGACTCAAAGTCAACGTCCTGGCCGACGGGTTCTTCCATGTCGGTACCTGGGTGCTGGTGTGGGCGGGCACGCTGCAGACGCTGATCGCGTGGCGCAAAGGTCAATTGGCACCCACGTGGGCGTTCCACTTCGGGCTTCTGCTGGCCGGCTGGGGAATCTTCAACGTGGTCGAGGGTGTGATCGACCATCAGATCCTGGGCATCCATCACGTCAGAGACGACCTCGGCGCCCCCCTCCCGTGGGACATCGGATTCCTGATCTTCGGCGCGCTGCTCATCGCGACGGGCTGGGCGCTGTACCGACGCGGCGTCCACACGCTTGAGAGCCGTTCACACCGCGTCGACCACCAATGA
- a CDS encoding diguanylate cyclase domain-containing protein: protein MTSRDDFGEDCTAAEFEYHRLLDRSLVPVCIHDGKIVRYVNPVAVRALGATASVEIIDRPIADFIAPASLGAVTAALAHLRADGDVSGPGDYSLMRVDGSVLAAQAVAALRLQRGDPTYEVIFRDPMPARPMVLAGDSGDRKPTAATITTTLDGIVTDWSADAHDLYGRSADEVVGMPVERAVGAPLDPDALVRSGSGCVVTTHIDAEGAPLAVRVLVVRTSGGYVVVCDTVVAADRSGQRLHAVLDLLHEGVVIVGSDGRFQFANAAARRILGSGAEDLVGLHHSNHGADLPMYDHQGRLLDPDSHPLQWILKTGLSLRGEVVGVDRLDGTRIWVTGHGRVMHPEDPQNSPILMSFTDITEHYDARERLLHEATHDWLTGLPNRGHALDHAAAAMSQTGADRLSAVLFIDLDRLKSVNDNHGHTIGDDVLRRVAQRMRSATRPQDLVARIGGDEFVVLLTGPVEEADVDAIAECLHEVLAEEMLIGSLKLRVGASIGITTISDDDRRSLGDVLRDADAAMYRAKAQGRASTARFEAAPDRLCD, encoded by the coding sequence ATGACGTCGCGGGACGATTTCGGCGAAGACTGCACCGCGGCCGAATTCGAATATCACCGACTGCTCGATCGGAGCCTGGTTCCGGTGTGTATCCACGACGGCAAGATCGTGCGCTACGTCAACCCCGTGGCGGTGCGCGCGCTCGGCGCGACAGCGTCCGTCGAGATCATCGATCGCCCGATAGCTGACTTCATTGCTCCGGCGTCGCTGGGCGCGGTCACCGCCGCCCTGGCCCACTTGCGCGCGGACGGCGACGTCTCTGGGCCCGGCGACTATTCCCTCATGCGCGTCGACGGCAGCGTGTTGGCTGCCCAAGCGGTGGCGGCGTTGCGGCTGCAGCGTGGCGATCCCACGTACGAGGTGATCTTCCGGGACCCGATGCCGGCACGGCCGATGGTGCTCGCCGGTGACTCCGGCGACCGCAAGCCCACAGCGGCGACCATCACCACCACCCTCGACGGCATCGTCACCGACTGGAGCGCCGATGCCCACGACCTCTACGGCAGGTCCGCAGACGAGGTGGTGGGGATGCCCGTCGAGAGGGCGGTCGGCGCCCCGCTCGATCCCGATGCACTGGTTCGTTCAGGCAGCGGTTGCGTGGTCACCACCCACATCGACGCTGAAGGGGCACCGCTGGCGGTGCGCGTGCTGGTGGTCCGGACCAGCGGCGGCTACGTCGTCGTCTGCGACACCGTCGTGGCCGCCGATCGCAGCGGGCAGCGACTGCACGCGGTGCTCGACCTCCTTCACGAGGGTGTGGTGATCGTCGGCAGCGATGGCAGATTCCAGTTCGCCAACGCCGCAGCACGCCGGATCCTCGGAAGCGGCGCCGAGGATCTCGTCGGCCTGCACCACAGCAACCATGGAGCGGACCTGCCGATGTATGACCACCAGGGACGCCTGCTCGACCCGGATTCTCATCCGCTGCAGTGGATCCTGAAGACCGGGCTGAGCCTGCGGGGGGAGGTGGTCGGCGTCGACCGTCTCGACGGCACCCGGATCTGGGTGACCGGTCACGGTCGCGTGATGCACCCCGAGGATCCGCAGAACTCACCGATTCTGATGTCGTTCACCGATATCACCGAGCACTACGACGCCCGCGAGAGACTTCTGCACGAGGCCACTCACGACTGGCTCACCGGATTGCCGAACCGCGGGCACGCGTTGGACCACGCCGCCGCGGCGATGTCTCAGACCGGCGCGGACCGGTTGTCTGCGGTGCTGTTCATCGACCTCGACCGGTTGAAGTCGGTCAACGACAACCACGGCCACACCATCGGTGACGACGTGTTGCGCCGGGTGGCCCAGCGGATGCGCTCGGCGACGCGACCCCAGGATCTGGTGGCACGAATCGGTGGGGACGAGTTCGTCGTGCTGCTGACGGGACCGGTCGAGGAGGCCGATGTGGACGCGATCGCCGAATGTCTGCACGAGGTGCTCGCCGAGGAGATGCTCATCGGATCGCTGAAGCTTCGGGTCGGCGCCAGCATCGGCATCACCACGATCAGCGACGACGACCGGCGCAGCCTGGGGGATGTGCTCCGGGATGCGGACGCCGCGATGTATCGCGCCAAGGCGCAGGGACGCGCCAGCACAGCACGTTTCGAAGCCGCCCCCGACCGCCTCTGCGACTGA
- a CDS encoding Crp/Fnr family transcriptional regulator: MDEVLARAAIFQGVDQSAVAVLCNQLQEVSFPRGHRVFNEGELGDRLYIITSGRVKVGCATPDGRESLLTLMGPADMFGELAIFDPGPRTSSVTTLTAVRAVTMDREALRFWIAERPEIADQLLRVLARRLRRTNDTLCDLIFTDVPGRVAKQLLDLARRFGTQQDGALRVEHGLTQEEIAQLAGSSRETINKALSDFAQRGWIEQRGKSTIIHDPARLARRAQR, from the coding sequence GTGGACGAAGTTCTGGCACGGGCCGCCATCTTCCAGGGGGTGGACCAGAGCGCGGTCGCCGTGTTGTGCAACCAGCTGCAGGAGGTGTCGTTCCCCCGCGGCCACCGGGTCTTCAACGAGGGCGAGTTGGGTGACCGGCTCTACATCATCACCTCGGGCAGGGTGAAGGTCGGCTGCGCGACCCCGGACGGCCGCGAGAGTCTGCTGACGCTGATGGGCCCGGCCGACATGTTCGGCGAACTCGCCATCTTCGATCCGGGGCCGAGGACGAGCTCGGTCACGACGCTGACCGCCGTGCGGGCGGTGACCATGGACCGGGAGGCGCTGCGATTCTGGATCGCCGAGCGCCCGGAGATCGCCGACCAGCTACTGCGCGTACTGGCTCGCCGGCTGCGCCGCACCAACGACACGCTGTGCGACCTGATCTTCACCGACGTCCCCGGCCGTGTCGCCAAGCAATTGCTCGACCTGGCCCGCCGCTTCGGCACCCAGCAGGACGGCGCGCTGCGCGTCGAGCACGGCCTCACCCAGGAGGAGATCGCGCAACTGGCCGGCTCGTCGCGCGAGACCATCAACAAGGCGCTGTCGGACTTCGCGCAGCGCGGCTGGATCGAACAGCGGGGTAAGTCGACCATCATCCACGACCCCGCCCGGCTGGCCCGCCGAGCGCAGCGCTGA
- a CDS encoding nucleotidyltransferase produces the protein MSHDDLRESLRRAASALKADGPPFALAGSYALWVHGGPEPTHDVDFVVTEQDVEAAAATLSKAGFDIRRPPEDWLFKAALGVDEPALIDVLHHINGVPVDIELIDRARVQDVLALSIPVLTPTAVVTQKLRALNEHHCDFARLIPSVRAVREQLDWPALRQNTADNPFAVAFLFLCENLRITVD, from the coding sequence ATGTCCCACGACGATCTGCGTGAGTCGCTGCGGCGGGCCGCCTCGGCGCTCAAGGCCGACGGTCCACCGTTCGCGCTGGCCGGCAGCTATGCGCTGTGGGTCCACGGCGGCCCCGAACCGACCCATGACGTCGATTTCGTCGTCACCGAACAGGACGTCGAGGCGGCCGCGGCAACCCTGTCCAAAGCCGGCTTCGACATCCGCAGACCGCCCGAGGACTGGCTGTTCAAGGCCGCCCTCGGCGTGGACGAACCCGCCCTGATCGACGTGCTCCACCACATCAACGGGGTGCCGGTCGACATCGAGCTGATCGACCGTGCGCGGGTGCAGGACGTGCTGGCGCTGTCCATACCGGTGCTGACACCGACCGCGGTGGTGACACAGAAGCTGCGGGCGCTCAACGAGCACCACTGCGATTTCGCCCGGCTGATCCCGTCAGTGCGCGCGGTCCGTGAACAACTCGACTGGCCCGCGCTGCGGCAGAACACCGCCGACAACCCGTTCGCCGTCGCGTTCCTGTTCTTGTGCGAAAATCTACGAATCACCGTCGACTGA
- a CDS encoding endonuclease/exonuclease/phosphatase family protein, whose amino-acid sequence MKLVTFNILHGRTLGDGVDLDRFAECVAGLDADILALQEVDSIQARSGSADLTALAAEAMGARSHQFVAAIAGTPGATWMAATGEEQPGTAAYGVALLSRYPALNWQVVRLPRIPFRFPMYLAAPGRVQVIHEEPRAAVIGQFDTPLGNLTVVNTHLSFVPGWNRVQLRRLMRDVRGLPWPRILTGDLNMSAAAARRWSRLRQLAAAPTFPADNPSKQLDHVLTDDPGLFAAACETPRVPISDHRPLVVHLQRSDSEVHLGDARTQNP is encoded by the coding sequence ATGAAGTTGGTGACGTTCAACATCCTGCACGGCCGCACCCTCGGTGACGGCGTGGACCTGGACCGCTTCGCTGAATGTGTGGCCGGGCTCGACGCCGACATCCTGGCGCTGCAGGAGGTGGACTCGATTCAGGCGCGCTCCGGATCGGCCGATCTGACGGCGTTGGCCGCCGAGGCGATGGGCGCGCGGAGTCACCAGTTCGTGGCGGCGATCGCGGGCACACCGGGGGCGACCTGGATGGCTGCGACGGGAGAGGAGCAGCCCGGTACCGCTGCCTACGGCGTCGCGCTGCTGTCGCGCTATCCGGCATTGAACTGGCAGGTCGTCCGGTTGCCCCGGATCCCGTTCCGGTTCCCGATGTATCTCGCTGCGCCCGGGCGGGTGCAGGTCATCCACGAGGAGCCGCGCGCGGCGGTGATCGGACAGTTCGACACCCCGCTGGGGAACCTGACCGTGGTCAACACCCATCTGTCGTTCGTGCCGGGATGGAACCGCGTCCAATTGCGCCGGCTGATGCGCGACGTCCGCGGTCTGCCGTGGCCGCGGATCCTGACCGGGGATCTGAACATGTCGGCCGCCGCTGCGCGCCGGTGGTCGAGGCTGAGGCAGTTGGCGGCGGCCCCCACGTTCCCCGCCGACAATCCCTCCAAGCAGCTCGATCACGTGCTGACCGACGATCCCGGGTTGTTCGCAGCGGCGTGTGAGACGCCGCGAGTGCCCATCTCCGACCACCGGCCGCTGGTCGTGCATCTGCAGCGCTCGGATTCCGAGGTCCACCTCGGGGACGCTCGGACGCAGAACCCCTGA
- a CDS encoding sulfotransferase family protein: MMATLAADCPLDVEVLHQRATEATGLTDFGPDDYRDRLQRYVSELREIDMHAPGIVNFHAQLVQWLKNRLLLTELLARHPEIEDIELAAPVVIAGLPRSGTTHLHNMLAAAPTFRSLPYWESVEPFPLPSETGIEPDPRIARMDVAVHTMDVLMPHFALMHEMTTDHVHEEIQLLANDFSTMLMDTLAHVPRWTEWFWSSDQTSSYRYLVTQLKALQFLRGGRRWVLKSPQHLGQLPVLEAVMPGVVVVFTHRDPVPVALSMIAMVTYSERMHRDRVDVTALAHAWIDRLERLLDTCIRDRDLIPAERSVDIVFDQFMADEMGTAERVYSVAGELLTDDARSAIAQYLQGHRRGRHGRVHTSPEMFGLDPDSLRDRFAPYLGRFLLTSE, from the coding sequence ATGATGGCGACGTTGGCCGCCGACTGCCCACTCGATGTGGAGGTGCTGCACCAGCGGGCCACGGAAGCCACGGGCCTGACCGACTTCGGCCCGGACGACTATCGCGACCGCCTGCAGCGTTACGTCAGCGAGCTGCGCGAGATCGATATGCACGCCCCGGGGATCGTGAATTTCCACGCGCAGCTCGTGCAGTGGCTCAAGAATCGGTTGCTGCTGACGGAGCTGCTCGCCCGACATCCCGAGATCGAGGACATCGAGCTGGCTGCCCCGGTGGTGATCGCCGGCCTGCCACGCTCGGGCACCACCCACCTGCACAACATGCTGGCCGCGGCGCCGACCTTCCGCAGCCTGCCGTACTGGGAGAGCGTCGAACCGTTCCCGCTGCCGTCCGAGACGGGGATAGAGCCCGATCCGCGGATCGCGCGGATGGACGTCGCAGTGCACACCATGGATGTGCTGATGCCACACTTCGCCCTGATGCACGAGATGACCACGGATCACGTGCACGAGGAGATCCAGCTGCTGGCCAACGACTTCTCGACGATGTTGATGGACACTCTGGCCCATGTGCCGCGCTGGACCGAGTGGTTCTGGAGCAGCGACCAGACGTCGTCGTACCGTTATCTGGTCACGCAGCTCAAGGCGCTGCAGTTCCTGCGCGGCGGACGGCGATGGGTGCTCAAGTCGCCCCAGCACCTGGGGCAGCTGCCGGTGCTCGAGGCGGTGATGCCCGGTGTCGTGGTGGTTTTCACCCATCGTGATCCGGTCCCGGTGGCGTTGTCGATGATCGCGATGGTGACCTACTCCGAGCGGATGCACCGCGACAGGGTCGACGTCACGGCGCTCGCCCATGCGTGGATCGACCGGCTGGAACGCCTGCTCGACACCTGCATTCGGGATCGAGATCTCATCCCGGCGGAGCGCTCAGTGGACATCGTGTTCGACCAGTTCATGGCTGATGAGATGGGCACCGCCGAGCGGGTGTACTCCGTGGCGGGGGAACTGCTCACCGACGATGCCCGCTCCGCGATCGCGCAATACCTGCAAGGTCACCGCCGCGGACGACACGGCCGGGTGCACACCTCGCCCGAGATGTTCGGCCTGGACCCCGACAGCCTCAGAGATCGGTTCGCGCCCTATCTGGGGCGGTTCCTGCTGACCTCGGAATAG
- a CDS encoding TetR/AcrR family transcriptional regulator, whose amino-acid sequence MMTEVGRPRDRGIDDAVLRATVELISESSYADLSLDAIATRAGTSKPAIYRRWRGKAHLVHEAVFPVDASTELPATGSLDGDVREMLRRTLAVLSTPAARAALPGLVGEMASDPTLHTALLERFSDVLVRGLNDFLQSAVDRSEVRRDVTATKLAEAVAGMTLLALLTRGTDVDAEWIEQTAQLITKGISA is encoded by the coding sequence ATGATGACAGAGGTGGGACGCCCCCGGGATCGCGGCATCGACGACGCGGTGCTTCGCGCCACCGTGGAGCTGATCAGTGAGTCGTCCTACGCCGATCTGTCCCTCGACGCGATCGCGACGCGCGCGGGCACCAGCAAGCCGGCCATTTACCGGCGCTGGCGGGGGAAGGCTCACCTGGTGCACGAAGCCGTCTTCCCGGTCGATGCGTCCACTGAGCTTCCCGCCACCGGATCGCTGGACGGGGACGTGCGCGAGATGCTGAGGCGGACGCTCGCGGTGTTGAGCACTCCGGCCGCGCGCGCGGCGCTGCCCGGGCTGGTGGGGGAGATGGCCTCCGATCCGACGCTGCACACCGCGCTGCTGGAGCGATTCTCCGACGTCCTCGTCCGCGGCCTGAACGACTTCCTGCAGTCCGCCGTCGACCGGTCCGAGGTGCGCCGCGACGTCACCGCCACGAAACTCGCCGAAGCCGTCGCGGGAATGACGTTGCTGGCGTTGCTCACTCGCGGCACCGACGTCGACGCGGAGTGGATCGAGCAGACCGCGCAGCTGATCACGAAAGGAATCAGTGCATGA
- a CDS encoding DUF1214 domain-containing protein, with the protein MTSDIHEATAAWRELLDTLRQLDESFMTGPKAVTDDRHIADGYRMIATTLGVAFDTYLFADPSRPRWLEVNSPLRPDRRWGGDNTDAIYYMCPVDPGRRYRVSGNRGDSVYFSVTAYNEPAPGAWSDRIVAIVRDDDLDIDGDGNFTFDFGPQPDAAVLMTRDYQADPLVGRPVTWNIEALEPPDPFCHGEAETAAALRASAAWLRTMFAILPLTVGVRDAGEHQLGHETAMAANDFADPYQVPDANFGWSARDACYSYGSFDLAEDEALVITHRPPNCRFWNLVVWNQFMAVPGVPDARSSVNGATAVPDSDGTVTVVVSRGMTDHPNALTTLDYPRGNLAFRWFLADEVPARPRVSLVKIADAPTSVS; encoded by the coding sequence ATGACCTCTGACATCCACGAGGCCACGGCGGCGTGGCGGGAACTGCTGGACACCCTGCGGCAGTTGGACGAATCATTCATGACCGGCCCGAAAGCCGTCACCGACGATCGCCACATCGCCGACGGCTACCGGATGATCGCGACCACCCTGGGGGTCGCGTTCGACACGTACCTGTTCGCCGATCCCAGCCGCCCCCGGTGGCTGGAGGTGAACTCACCGTTGCGCCCGGACCGGCGCTGGGGTGGGGACAACACCGACGCCATCTACTACATGTGCCCCGTGGATCCCGGGCGGCGCTACCGAGTCAGCGGCAATCGCGGTGACAGCGTGTACTTTTCGGTCACCGCTTACAACGAGCCCGCGCCGGGAGCGTGGTCGGACCGGATCGTCGCGATCGTGCGCGACGACGACCTCGACATCGACGGCGACGGCAACTTCACCTTCGACTTCGGCCCCCAACCCGACGCCGCGGTGTTGATGACACGCGACTACCAAGCCGATCCGCTCGTGGGCCGGCCCGTCACCTGGAACATCGAGGCTCTTGAGCCGCCAGACCCGTTCTGTCACGGCGAGGCCGAAACCGCGGCCGCGCTGCGAGCCAGCGCGGCCTGGCTGCGGACCATGTTCGCGATCCTTCCGTTGACGGTAGGGGTCAGAGATGCCGGCGAGCATCAGCTGGGCCACGAAACCGCAATGGCCGCCAATGATTTCGCCGATCCCTACCAGGTGCCCGACGCGAACTTCGGCTGGTCGGCGCGTGACGCGTGCTACTCCTACGGCAGCTTCGACCTCGCTGAGGACGAGGCGCTGGTGATCACCCATCGGCCTCCGAACTGCCGATTCTGGAATCTGGTGGTGTGGAACCAGTTCATGGCGGTGCCCGGCGTGCCCGACGCGCGCAGCTCGGTCAACGGTGCGACAGCGGTACCCGACAGCGACGGAACCGTCACCGTTGTGGTGTCCCGGGGGATGACGGATCATCCGAACGCGCTGACCACGCTGGATTATCCGCGCGGCAACCTCGCCTTCCGCTGGTTCCTGGCCGACGAGGTTCCGGCCCGCCCGCGTGTGTCGCTGGTGAAGATCGCCGATGCCCCGACGTCGGTCAGCTGA
- a CDS encoding universal stress protein: MSTPVALNGIVVAVDGSAPSRVAVDWAARNAAMRRVPLTLAHVLPGAAMQSWIQAPLPMAYLEDEQEEARRILADARSVAEAAMAGDAVDVGEVVLSGQPVAALVDVAKEADMLVAGCRGKGKWERRLLGSVSTGLVQHAHCPVAVIHDEDPLIPHPAQAPVVVGVDGSPASERATAIAFDEASRRGVELVALHTWSDAGYELPGAGWSEVQPEEDMLLAERLAGWQERYPDVTVRRVVCRDQPARRLLEEAEKGQLLVVGSHGRGGFAGMLLGSVASQVVQSARGPVIVARKS; the protein is encoded by the coding sequence ATGTCCACCCCGGTAGCACTCAACGGCATCGTCGTCGCGGTCGACGGCTCGGCACCATCGCGCGTCGCGGTCGACTGGGCTGCGCGCAACGCCGCCATGCGCCGGGTGCCGTTGACGTTGGCGCATGTCCTTCCCGGCGCTGCCATGCAGTCGTGGATCCAGGCTCCACTGCCGATGGCCTACCTGGAGGATGAGCAGGAGGAGGCGCGCCGGATTCTCGCCGATGCGCGTTCGGTCGCCGAAGCCGCCATGGCCGGTGACGCCGTGGACGTCGGTGAGGTGGTGCTGTCGGGTCAGCCCGTCGCCGCACTGGTCGATGTGGCCAAAGAGGCCGACATGCTGGTCGCCGGCTGCAGGGGCAAAGGCAAGTGGGAACGCCGGCTGCTGGGTTCGGTCAGTACCGGTCTCGTGCAGCACGCGCACTGCCCTGTCGCGGTGATCCACGACGAGGACCCGCTGATCCCGCATCCCGCCCAGGCGCCGGTGGTGGTCGGGGTGGACGGTTCCCCGGCGTCCGAGCGGGCCACCGCGATCGCATTCGACGAGGCGTCACGGCGCGGGGTCGAACTCGTCGCGTTGCACACCTGGAGCGACGCCGGTTACGAACTGCCGGGCGCCGGGTGGTCGGAGGTGCAACCCGAGGAGGACATGCTGCTGGCCGAGCGGCTGGCCGGATGGCAGGAACGCTACCCCGACGTCACCGTCCGGCGCGTAGTGTGCCGGGACCAGCCGGCCCGACGGTTGCTGGAAGAAGCCGAGAAGGGCCAGCTCCTGGTCGTCGGAAGTCACGGCCGCGGCGGCTTCGCCGGGATGCTGTTGGGCTCGGTGGCATCTCAGGTCGTTCAGTCGGCGCGTGGACCGGTGATCGTGGCCCGGAAGTCCTGA